Genomic window (Nevskia ramosa DSM 11499):
GTCATAGCTCAACACACCGCGCGCCAAGGCCAGGGTGTCGCCGACATCGGCGACCGGGCCAGCGATGCCTGGCAGGCCGCCGCTGAGGCGGATGCGCTCGGGGTTGTAATCGATGACGCCGGGGCTGCGCTCGATCACCGTCAGGCCGCCGCGAGCGTTGCTGCCGGTCGCGTTCGCGCCGTTGTCGCCGACCACCCAGAGATTGCCGTTGCCGTCGCTGGGGCCGATCACCCGGGCATTGCTGACCTGCACCAGCATGCCTTCCAGGCTTTCGAAGAAATCGAGGCCGTCCTGCGCTGGATCGAACACCGTCGTGGTGCTGGTTTCGAGATTGCCGGTGCTGTCGTTGTCGATGATCTCGGCCGGCGGCACTCGGCCGCCGGTGCCGATGGTGGTCGCCGCAACGGTGCCGTTAGCGAACGGGAAGGCGCTGGCCGAGACCGTGCCGGCGACGATTTCGGTGACCGACAGATTGTTCAGGCCGTTCAGTCCGCCCGGACGGAACTCGTTGACCCGGCCGCTGACTGCGACCTTGCTGCCAATCGTGACCGCCGGCGCGCCGGCGGTGCGGACGAATACCGCATCCGAGGTTGCCGGATTGCCATCGCCATCCGGGTCCTGCAGATAGAAACCGTCGGCGGCGATTGCAGTGACGATGCCCGGCACATCGGTGACTGTCTGACCGACCAGCGGCGAGCGATGCGCCACGCCCTGGATCTGATAGACGCGTGCTCCGACCGTCGTCGGCACGGCTTCGTTGTCGGCGATCGTCACGCCGACCCGGTCCGGCGTGCCGCGCACGGCGTTGTCCAGCGTATCGAGCACCACGGCGATGGTTTCAGCGCCTTCGAATACCGCGTCATCGCTGGCGGTCAGCGTGATGCTGCCGGTGGTGGCGCCGGGCGCGATGGTGATCGTGCTTGCCGACGGCGTGTAGTCGACACCGTTCCGGGCGAATTCCGCGAAGCGCAGGCCGACGGTGACCGGATCGGTGAATGCTGCCGACAGGGTCGCGGTGATCGTGGCAACGCCGCCGTTTTCGTTGATCGTCGTGGCGTTGGTCGACAGCGACACGTTCGGGCGCGGCGTCACCGTTGCCGCCGGACTGGCGAGGTTGCGCGGGTTGGCGGCGACCGGATCGCCGGGAAAATCGACGGCGTTGTCGTCGCTGTCCTGTGGCTGGCCACCGACCACGCGGCGGTAGTAGGCGACATCGGCAACGCCGGTATTGACCGTCGCGCGTCCGGCACCTTCACGGCAATGGCTGCCGGCCGGCTGGGCAACGGATACGGGTGAGCCGATGCCGTCGCGAACGGCGCCGGTTGCATCGAGGATCTGGATCCCGGACCGACCGTTGAAGGCCATGGTCAGGAATTCGGAAAGCTGATTGAAGAAAGCGTCTGCCGGCGTGCTGCGGGCGTAGCCCGATCCTCCCAGCAGGAAGTACCCGCGCGGGGGCAGCACGAAGCTGCCTTCGATCGTGCCTTGCGCGAGGAACGTGGCCGTCGTGCTGCCGAAGCAACTGCGGATGGTCCAGCCGTTCAGATCGACCGGCGTGGTGCCGGCATTGAACAGTTCGATGAAATCATCGTTGGGCCCACCGGGCCCGCGCGATGCGAACTGGCTGATCACCACGCCGCTGGCGTCCTGGGCCTGTGCAGCAGGCGTGAATGACGACAGCAACAGCGTGGCAAGCGCTGCCGACACGACGACCTGCTTCATGATCAAGCTCCCTTCCGCGCGAACCGTTTTTGTTCGCTTGATGCGGAGGCAGGAGCCGGATCACCGGTCCCTCTGAATCAACATCAAGCTTTATGCTCCCATCAGCCAGTAGCGGCGATAGGGAGTTGCTGGATGCAGGGACGGTACGGGTCTGGAAGGACTGCCAGATATGGGATTTATTCCCGGATTACCCCGGAAAACTTCCCGATCGCGAACCGGAAATCGGCTTTGAAAAGCCATTGCCCATACTGAAGCTCCGGAGCTTTCCCCGGAATTTCTGCGCATCTGGGAACGGCGTGGAGCGGCTAGCCGCCCTTGCCTTTGCTTTTACCCTTGGGCCTGGTCGCCGACGGCGGCGCGCCGACGGTTTTCAGCAGCGCCACGCAGTCGTTGTCATCACCAAGACCGAGCTGGACCGTGGGGATCAGCGCGGCCAGCGGGGTGGCGACGACGCCCAGTATGGCCGCAGCAGCACCCCGCAGCGCCAGCGATTTGTACTCCGGCGCAACGCTGGGTGACTTCAGCGGGCCCTTGATGATGATCGGCGCGGGCAGGGAGCCGATGTTGAAGTGCTTCGGCTCGGTCTTCAGCTTGTAGTCGATCTTCTCGTCGGTGAGATTGATCGCGCCGCTGCCGATGACATTGGCCTCGGTGGTATCGAGCAGCAGGGTGCGGGTGTCGACCTGTCCGTCCTTGAGGCCGAAGTCCGCGATCATGCAACGCAGGTCGGTGCGGCGCGGAATGCCGATCGCCGACAGCAAGGCGTTGCCGAGATCGAGACCGGCGAGGTCGATCAGGATGGCGCTGAGATCGCCGCCGGTCATGAACAGCTTCAGCTGGCCATCACCGCGGCCGAGCATGGTCTTCAGCGAGTTGCCGGTGGTGTCGATCCGGCCGGAGCCGGCGATCACGCCGGTGCCGCGGAAGATCGTGCTCTTCTTCAGGATGTGGCCGAGATCGACCTTGCGGAAGTCGATATCGGCCACCGCATGCACCTGATCCTGCTGGCCATCGAGCGCGATGTTCAGCGCGATCGCGCCAGTGCCGACGGCGAAGCTCAGCGGTTTCATGGTCAGCTTGCCGTCGACGATATCGAGCACGGCAATGATATTGTCGAGCGGCAGGTCATCGGTTTCGATGCGCTCCGCCTTGTAGCTGACATGCATGTCAGCAGCGCGCAGCTTTGGCAGGTTGATCGGCTGATCCGGCAGCAGTGTCGCCTTCGCTTCCTGCTTGTCACGCTCGGCCTTCTGCTGCTTCGTGTCGTTGGCGGCACCATCCTTCCCCGGAGGCGCGCCGATGAAGCCGGCGAGATCGGCAAACACGACTTTCTGGGAAACGAGATTCGCAGTGATCTCCGGGCGATCCTTGCGCGGCAGGTAGTAGAGATCACCGCCCAGATCGCTGGAACCGACGACGCCATGAAAGTCGGTGAAGCGGATCTTCTGCTCGCTGTAGTCGAGCATCCCCTTGAGCTTGTAGGGCGGCGTTTCCGGCAGCGGGATGTTGGTCAGCGGGAACAGGGCGGCGAGATCATTGCCCTGCAGTTCAAGGCTGACATTGGCGCCGCCAAAACGTAGCGGATCGAGCAGGGTGCCGTTCAGGGCGATCTTGGTCGCGCCGTTCGCCGCAGTGAAATCGATCTTGTAAGGATTGGCCGGATCGCGCAGCCCGAGCACGGCACCGCCGATCAGTTTGGCGGTGATGGCTTGGGCGCTGTAACGGCCATCGGCAGTGATGATGATCTTCGCTTCGGCGCCGGCGTCCGCATTCTCGGTGTGCGCGGTCAGCACGAAATCGGCCTTGTGGGCCGGATCGAGGACGTGCGCCGTGCCGTCGATGATGCTGAGCGTGCCGATGTCGATCGTGGGGCCGGGCTGGTTCGGATCGCCCGGCGGCAGGTCGAGCACCCAGTTGCCAGCACCCGACGGCGCCGGCCGCAGGTCACCGCGCAGGCGATCGATGATCAGATCCGGCAGCACTACCTTGCCGTCGAACAGCGCCCAGGGATTGATGTGCACGCTGAGCTGGCCGACGCTGGCCAGCGAGCCGTCGGGCATTTCCGGGGTCATCTCCGGCGGATTGGCGACGACGATGTCGTCGACAATGATCCACGGATGCCAGCGCAGCTTGACGTCGAGATTGGCGATCGTCACCGGGCGGTTCAACGCCGCCGAAGCACGTGATTCCAGCAGCGGCTTGAACCAGTTCCAATCCCACAGCAGCACCACGAGCAGGATGAGGATCAGCAGGATCGCGATCAGCTTGGCGCCCAATGAAGAAGCGAAACGGCGCTCGGGCTGCCGGCGTGGCTGGAGGGTGGTCGGCATGGTCAGGCGGCTCTTGATGGCGAGTTCGAACCCATGGGGCAGCAGGAAACGAGCCCGCAGGCTGCCTCGACGCCTGTTATTGCACCAATTGGTTCAGGTTGAAGATCGGCAGCAGGATCGCCAGCACGATCAATAGCACCACGGTGCCCATGGTCAGGATCAGGATCGGTTCGAACAGGCTCATCAGCGCCGAGATCAGCGTTTCCAGTTCGCGTTCCTGATTTTCGGCGGCGCGATCGAGCATGTCGTCGAGCTTGCCGGAGGATTCGCCGGAGGCGATCAGATGCATCGTGATCGGCGGAAACAAGCGGCTTTCGGCGAGTGACTTGTTCAAGGAGGCGCCTTCACGGACACGCTTCGCCGCCGCGTCGATTGCTTCCTTCATCGGCAGGTTTTCCACCACCTGCGAGC
Coding sequences:
- a CDS encoding AsmA family protein; this translates as MPTTLQPRRQPERRFASSLGAKLIAILLILILLVVLLWDWNWFKPLLESRASAALNRPVTIANLDVKLRWHPWIIVDDIVVANPPEMTPEMPDGSLASVGQLSVHINPWALFDGKVVLPDLIIDRLRGDLRPAPSGAGNWVLDLPPGDPNQPGPTIDIGTLSIIDGTAHVLDPAHKADFVLTAHTENADAGAEAKIIITADGRYSAQAITAKLIGGAVLGLRDPANPYKIDFTAANGATKIALNGTLLDPLRFGGANVSLELQGNDLAALFPLTNIPLPETPPYKLKGMLDYSEQKIRFTDFHGVVGSSDLGGDLYYLPRKDRPEITANLVSQKVVFADLAGFIGAPPGKDGAANDTKQQKAERDKQEAKATLLPDQPINLPKLRAADMHVSYKAERIETDDLPLDNIIAVLDIVDGKLTMKPLSFAVGTGAIALNIALDGQQDQVHAVADIDFRKVDLGHILKKSTIFRGTGVIAGSGRIDTTGNSLKTMLGRGDGQLKLFMTGGDLSAILIDLAGLDLGNALLSAIGIPRRTDLRCMIADFGLKDGQVDTRTLLLDTTEANVIGSGAINLTDEKIDYKLKTEPKHFNIGSLPAPIIIKGPLKSPSVAPEYKSLALRGAAAAILGVVATPLAALIPTVQLGLGDDNDCVALLKTVGAPPSATRPKGKSKGKGG